Proteins encoded in a region of the Lysobacterales bacterium genome:
- the gspE gene encoding type II secretion system ATPase GspE: MMQQVPRPPFAFAKRHGVTLLEWRDAAAVVAHRPDARIEALAEMRRYCDAPITLQELDATAFERLLRDLYEQGGDDARQMVADMDGRVDLGALAEELPEPEDLMESDDDAIVIRLINALLTQAVKENASDIHIEPFENRLVVRFRVDGQLREVLAPQRAAAAPIVSRIKVMAKLDIAEKRLPQDGRIALRIAGRPVDVRVSTIPAGYGERVVLRLLDKQAGRLDLEKLGMQSAMLAQVNDLIARPHGILLVTGPTGSGKTTTLYAGLSRLNDATRNILTVEDPIEYYLDGVGQTQVNTKVDMSFARGLRAILRQDPDVVMVGEIRDLETAQIAVQASLTGHLVLSTLHTNSAVGAVMRLRDMGIEPFLLSSSMIGVLAQRLVRVLDPETREAYAATPTELAAFGLPANTQVTLYRPRAGLPGKFAGYKGRTGVYELVLVDDAMRKLIHEGASEAVLEAEARKRTPSMSADGWAKCVAGITSVDEVLRVTRED, from the coding sequence ATGATGCAGCAGGTTCCACGCCCGCCCTTCGCGTTCGCGAAACGCCATGGCGTGACCCTGCTCGAATGGCGCGATGCGGCGGCGGTGGTCGCGCATCGGCCGGACGCACGCATCGAGGCCTTGGCGGAAATGCGCCGTTATTGCGATGCACCGATCACGCTGCAGGAACTCGATGCGACCGCGTTCGAACGCTTGTTGCGCGATCTCTATGAGCAGGGTGGCGACGATGCCCGGCAAATGGTCGCGGACATGGACGGGCGCGTCGATCTCGGGGCGCTGGCCGAGGAATTGCCCGAACCCGAAGACCTGATGGAGAGCGACGACGACGCCATCGTCATCCGCCTGATCAACGCGCTGCTGACGCAGGCGGTGAAGGAAAACGCCTCCGACATCCACATCGAGCCGTTCGAGAATCGACTGGTCGTGCGCTTCCGTGTCGATGGCCAGTTGCGCGAGGTGCTGGCGCCGCAACGGGCCGCGGCCGCGCCGATCGTGTCGCGCATCAAGGTCATGGCCAAGCTCGACATCGCCGAGAAGCGCCTGCCGCAGGACGGCCGCATCGCGCTGCGCATCGCCGGGCGTCCGGTCGATGTGCGTGTCTCGACCATTCCGGCCGGATACGGCGAACGCGTGGTGCTGCGCCTGCTCGACAAGCAGGCGGGCCGTCTCGATCTGGAAAAGCTCGGGATGCAGTCGGCGATGCTGGCGCAGGTGAATGACCTGATCGCGCGCCCGCACGGGATCCTGCTGGTTACCGGCCCCACCGGGTCCGGCAAGACCACGACCTTGTATGCCGGCCTGTCGCGCTTGAACGACGCGACGCGCAACATCCTTACGGTCGAGGACCCGATCGAGTACTACCTCGACGGCGTCGGCCAGACCCAGGTGAACACCAAAGTCGACATGAGCTTTGCACGCGGACTGCGCGCAATCCTGCGCCAGGACCCGGATGTCGTGATGGTCGGCGAAATCCGCGATCTGGAGACCGCGCAGATCGCGGTACAGGCCTCGCTGACCGGGCATCTGGTGCTGTCGACCCTGCATACCAATTCCGCAGTCGGCGCGGTCATGCGCCTGCGCGACATGGGCATCGAACCCTTTCTGCTGTCGAGTTCGATGATCGGCGTGCTGGCGCAGCGTCTGGTGCGCGTGCTCGATCCGGAAACGCGCGAGGCCTATGCCGCGACGCCGACCGAACTCGCGGCTTTCGGGTTGCCGGCGAACACGCAGGTCACGCTGTATCGGCCGCGTGCCGGCCTGCCCGGCAAGTTCGCCGGTTACAAGGGTCGCACCGGCGTGTACGAACTGGTGCTGGTCGACGACGCGATGCGCAAGCTGATCCACGAAGGTGCGTCGGAAGCGGTGCTCGAGGCCGAAGCGCGCAAGCGCACGCCCTCGATGTCTGCCGACGGCTGGGCCAAGTGCGTGGCCGGCATAACCTCGGTCGACGAAGTGTTGCGCGTCACCCGCGAGGACTGA
- a CDS encoding DUF2884 family protein translates to MNHRLTALALATASLLPFGVANAGHFDHDCDVRVNSAYDLRIGSDGLSFAPETGSGAKIRVDAGRLFVDGREVSVNAADRTRLMRFEDEVLGIREEAIGIALEGIELGLTAVREVNAAFEEDADRIDDFNHRLDKIRVEMVKAVRSDLSHGRPTDEEIDRVVDKVVEPLVKELVASIAANVAGDAIAMALSGDESRAKEIEAKAKRLERTIEDKVEGAAKKLEARAKDLCPRVQALAELNAGFEVEVANGSKLDLM, encoded by the coding sequence GTGAACCACCGCCTGACTGCCCTTGCCCTCGCTACCGCCAGCCTGCTGCCGTTCGGCGTCGCGAATGCCGGACATTTCGATCACGACTGCGACGTGCGCGTCAACAGCGCCTACGACCTGCGCATCGGCAGCGACGGCCTGAGCTTCGCACCCGAAACCGGCAGTGGCGCCAAGATCCGCGTCGACGCCGGCCGGCTGTTCGTCGATGGCCGCGAAGTGTCGGTCAACGCCGCCGATCGCACCCGCCTGATGCGCTTCGAAGACGAAGTGCTGGGCATTCGCGAAGAAGCCATCGGCATCGCGCTGGAAGGCATCGAACTGGGACTGACCGCGGTGCGTGAAGTGAATGCCGCGTTCGAGGAAGACGCGGACCGCATCGATGATTTCAATCATCGTCTCGACAAGATCCGTGTCGAGATGGTCAAGGCGGTGCGCAGCGACCTTTCGCATGGCCGCCCGACCGACGAGGAAATCGATCGTGTCGTCGACAAGGTGGTCGAGCCGCTGGTGAAGGAACTGGTCGCCTCGATCGCCGCGAACGTGGCCGGTGACGCCATCGCGATGGCGCTCTCGGGCGACGAGTCGCGCGCCAAGGAGATCGAGGCCAAGGCCAAGCGCCTTGAACGCACGATCGAGGACAAGGTCGAAGGTGCTGCCAAGAAACTCGAAGCCCGCGCCAAGGACCTCTGCCCGCGCGTGCAGGCACTGGCCGAACTCAATGCCGGCTTCGAAGTCGAAGTCGCCAACGGCAGCAAGCTTGATTTGATGTAA
- a CDS encoding CPBP family intramembrane metalloprotease, whose product MTTEDTMQVPADVDVPPAETTLAETPPLPVDQSPPRWVRIMRNPLLRILIFIAMTVAFSLLVRWVTGTHRTGLRGMATASPLALCGQVLMASLPIILAYVLLVRAIEGRRIDELAWRKLLPHSALGLLAGAGLMGLAAALMAAFGSYRIEGVNASANLWFPLLMVGIVPGITEELIFRGVLFRVVEDALGTWIAIAISGAFFGLVHFGNPNATWWSSAAIALEAGILLGMLYAWTRSLYFVMGLHAAWNFTQGGVLGIAVSGFELPSLFQAKTQGPEWLSGGEFGAEASLLTVLLCLALSIFATRRALAAGRLRKPYWSRVTPIPTDLPAHTVS is encoded by the coding sequence ATGACCACGGAAGACACGATGCAGGTGCCAGCGGATGTGGATGTGCCGCCGGCTGAAACGACGTTGGCCGAGACGCCGCCGTTGCCGGTGGACCAATCGCCGCCACGTTGGGTGCGGATCATGCGCAATCCGTTGCTGCGGATCCTGATCTTCATCGCGATGACGGTGGCCTTCAGTCTGCTGGTGCGCTGGGTGACCGGCACGCATCGCACCGGTCTCCGCGGCATGGCGACGGCATCACCACTGGCGCTGTGCGGTCAGGTGCTGATGGCGTCTTTGCCCATCATTCTCGCTTACGTGCTGCTGGTACGTGCGATCGAAGGTCGGCGGATCGACGAACTGGCATGGCGCAAGTTGCTGCCGCATTCGGCCCTGGGTCTGCTGGCAGGCGCCGGCCTGATGGGCTTGGCGGCAGCCTTGATGGCCGCGTTCGGCAGCTATCGCATCGAGGGCGTCAATGCATCGGCGAACCTCTGGTTTCCGCTGTTGATGGTCGGCATCGTGCCCGGCATCACCGAGGAGCTGATCTTCCGTGGCGTATTGTTCCGCGTCGTCGAGGATGCGCTCGGCACCTGGATCGCCATCGCGATTTCCGGCGCATTCTTCGGGCTCGTCCACTTCGGCAATCCGAACGCGACCTGGTGGAGCAGCGCCGCCATCGCGCTCGAAGCCGGCATCCTGCTCGGCATGCTCTACGCGTGGACACGTTCGCTGTACTTCGTCATGGGCCTGCACGCCGCGTGGAATTTCACGCAGGGCGGCGTGCTCGGCATTGCGGTCTCCGGCTTCGAACTGCCCAGCCTGTTTCAGGCGAAGACGCAGGGTCCGGAATGGCTGTCGGGCGGCGAGTTCGGCGCCGAGGCGTCCTTGCTCACCGTCCTGCTCTGCCTCGCGCTGTCGATCTTCGCGACCCGGCGCGCGTTGGCCGCCGGGCGCCTCCGCAAGCCTTACTGGTCGCGGGTCACGCCCATTCCGACAGACCTTCCCGCGCATACAGTGTCTTGA
- a CDS encoding glutathione S-transferase family protein, which yields MLTLYYAPGTASLCVHQFLIELGVEHRLEKVDTDAKQQKSPEYLKLNPGGVVPTLVVDGEPMVESSAMLMWLAEQDPQARFVPGDGGRARRDYLQWFLLLANGLQPPFRAWFYPEEPAGESATDAVKASARLRIEGMWDRVNAHLEQNGPYVCGAQLTAADFFLFMLCRWSRNMPKPATEWPYLAMFVASMKARPSFKTLYAREGLSEWA from the coding sequence ATGCTCACCCTCTACTACGCCCCCGGCACCGCCAGCTTGTGCGTGCACCAGTTCCTGATCGAACTCGGCGTCGAGCATCGGCTGGAGAAAGTCGATACCGATGCGAAGCAACAGAAGTCGCCGGAGTACCTGAAACTCAATCCGGGCGGCGTGGTGCCGACCCTGGTCGTCGACGGCGAACCGATGGTCGAATCCAGCGCGATGCTGATGTGGCTGGCCGAACAGGATCCGCAGGCACGCTTCGTGCCCGGTGACGGCGGCCGCGCGCGCCGCGATTACTTGCAATGGTTTCTGCTGCTCGCGAACGGCCTGCAGCCGCCGTTCCGCGCCTGGTTTTATCCGGAGGAACCGGCCGGCGAGTCAGCGACCGACGCGGTGAAGGCGAGTGCGCGCCTGCGCATCGAGGGGATGTGGGACCGCGTCAATGCGCACCTCGAACAGAACGGGCCCTATGTCTGCGGCGCACAACTCACCGCAGCCGATTTCTTCCTGTTCATGCTGTGCCGCTGGTCGCGCAACATGCCGAAGCCGGCGACCGAATGGCCGTATCTCGCGATGTTCGTCGCGTCGATGAAGGCGCGACCCTCGTTCAAGACACTGTATGCGCGGGAAGGTCTGTCGGAATGGGCGTGA